One region of Anaeromyxobacter paludicola genomic DNA includes:
- a CDS encoding cytochrome C, protein MKSFRFALALVATIAAGNAWAFHDGGVAYCDGCHSMHNSSGNKSMSGGRNTGLTGWNSGGKASTVQFQGNNYLLQGSDNSSTCLNCHAAADTAPSSYHVMTFPAPAAGSAPVERTPGGDFAWLTQTYKGTASYGAPVTSKGERHGHNVVAQDYGLVADATLTTAPGGNYPAASLSCASCHDPHSRARITDVNGTITNTAFGSATLPIGGPGSYGAAPTADEAVGVYRLLAPSNYSQMSVPGVMAFNANPPVAVAPATYNRTEAVTETRVAYGAGMSEWCSNCHRSIHNDNVNAANTALIHPAGNGAKLTATANNLAGAANGTTIAAIYNAYKKSGDLTGTSAGSYTSLVPYEEGTTVIATLAGHAVNDGTQTGGPSLGSENVSCLSCHRAHAGGFDSMTRWNNKAEFLTLGGQWPGSDSPVAEGAYGQYSMGMNQATYQAAMYDRPATNFAFAQRSLCNKCHAKD, encoded by the coding sequence ATGAAGTCGTTCAGATTCGCACTGGCCCTCGTTGCCACGATCGCTGCCGGCAACGCCTGGGCCTTCCACGACGGCGGCGTCGCGTACTGCGACGGCTGTCACTCGATGCACAACTCGTCCGGCAACAAGTCGATGTCGGGCGGCCGGAACACCGGCCTCACCGGCTGGAACTCGGGCGGGAAGGCCTCGACCGTCCAGTTCCAGGGCAACAACTACCTGCTGCAGGGCTCGGACAACAGCTCCACCTGCCTCAACTGCCACGCCGCCGCCGACACCGCCCCGAGCAGCTACCACGTGATGACCTTCCCGGCCCCCGCGGCCGGCAGCGCCCCGGTGGAGCGCACCCCGGGCGGCGACTTCGCCTGGCTGACGCAGACCTACAAGGGCACGGCCAGCTACGGCGCGCCGGTCACCTCCAAGGGCGAGCGCCACGGCCACAACGTCGTGGCCCAGGACTACGGCCTCGTCGCCGACGCCACCCTGACCACCGCCCCGGGCGGCAACTACCCCGCGGCCAGCCTGAGCTGCGCCTCCTGCCATGACCCGCACAGCCGCGCCCGCATCACCGACGTGAACGGCACCATCACCAACACCGCCTTCGGCTCCGCCACGCTGCCCATCGGCGGCCCTGGCTCCTACGGCGCCGCGCCGACCGCCGACGAGGCCGTGGGCGTCTACCGCCTCCTCGCCCCCAGCAACTACTCCCAGATGTCGGTCCCGGGCGTGATGGCGTTCAACGCCAACCCGCCGGTCGCCGTCGCCCCCGCCACCTACAACCGCACCGAGGCCGTCACCGAGACCCGCGTCGCCTACGGCGCCGGCATGTCCGAGTGGTGCTCCAACTGCCACCGCTCGATCCACAACGACAACGTGAACGCCGCCAACACCGCCCTCATCCACCCGGCCGGCAACGGCGCCAAGCTCACCGCCACCGCCAACAACCTGGCCGGCGCCGCGAACGGCACCACCATCGCCGCCATCTACAACGCCTACAAGAAGTCGGGCGACCTCACCGGCACGAGCGCCGGCTCCTACACCTCGCTCGTCCCGTACGAGGAGGGCACCACCGTCATCGCCACCCTCGCCGGCCACGCCGTGAACGACGGCACGCAGACCGGCGGCCCGTCGCTCGGCTCCGAGAACGTGTCCTGCCTCTCCTGCCACCGCGCCCACGCCGGCGGCTTCGACAGCATGACCCGCTGGAACAACAAGGCCGAGTTCCTCACCCTCGGCGGGCAGTGGCCGGGCAGCGACTCCCCGGTCGCGGAGGGCGCCTACGGCCAGTACAGCATGGGCATGAACCAGGCGACCTACCAGGCGGCCATGTACGACCGCCCGGCGACGAACTTCGCGTTCGCCCAGCGGTCGCTCTGCAACAAGTGCCACGCGAAGGATTAA
- a CDS encoding NHL repeat-containing protein has translation MLLQALTSALLAAALAAPPLPPAPYDPGKAAKGTFLYDLSDSDGPVPSSWASLVWDPAHRELYVVDRTDGSVGVFDENGMELYRFGQDAELGNVLAVAPLPTGELLVLASEKGKQVLTRCNFRGEPRARVELTQVPDDFAKDFSPDVLVSRGRRIFLAQRGTMKVLVADLQGRVEETHDFFHELEKELGKIGKGVRAGNPAMQAFNVDEAGDYLFTVAPLFTVFVVSPSGKVTSFGDRGSSPGKFNVVGGITRDAQGRFLVGDVLRSVVMVFTPELEFRGEFGGRGWGPGQLVAPLDLAVAGDRVFVSQSARRGVSVFQYSVQDPPAPPAEGAAASSEPAAASGQR, from the coding sequence ATGCTCCTCCAGGCGCTCACCTCCGCGCTCCTCGCGGCCGCGCTCGCGGCGCCGCCCCTGCCGCCCGCCCCGTACGATCCGGGGAAGGCCGCGAAGGGCACGTTCCTCTACGACCTCTCCGACAGCGACGGGCCGGTCCCCTCGAGCTGGGCCTCGCTCGTCTGGGATCCGGCGCACCGCGAGCTGTACGTCGTGGACCGGACCGACGGCAGCGTCGGCGTCTTCGACGAGAACGGGATGGAGCTCTACCGGTTCGGCCAGGACGCGGAGCTCGGCAACGTGCTCGCGGTGGCGCCGCTCCCCACGGGCGAGCTGCTGGTGCTGGCGAGCGAGAAGGGCAAGCAGGTGCTCACCCGCTGCAACTTCCGCGGCGAGCCGCGCGCGCGGGTCGAGCTCACGCAGGTGCCGGACGACTTCGCCAAGGACTTCTCGCCCGACGTCCTCGTGAGCCGCGGGCGGCGCATCTTCCTCGCCCAGCGCGGGACCATGAAGGTGCTCGTGGCCGACCTCCAGGGGCGCGTCGAGGAGACGCACGACTTCTTCCACGAGCTCGAGAAGGAGCTCGGCAAGATCGGCAAGGGGGTCCGCGCCGGCAACCCGGCCATGCAGGCCTTCAACGTGGACGAGGCGGGCGACTACCTCTTCACGGTCGCCCCGCTCTTCACCGTCTTCGTCGTCTCCCCCTCCGGCAAGGTCACGAGCTTCGGCGACCGCGGCAGCTCGCCCGGCAAGTTCAACGTGGTCGGGGGGATCACGCGCGACGCCCAGGGGCGGTTCCTGGTGGGCGACGTGCTGCGCTCGGTGGTGATGGTCTTCACGCCCGAGCTCGAGTTCCGCGGCGAGTTCGGCGGCCGCGGCTGGGGGCCCGGGCAGCTCGTGGCCCCGCTCGACCTCGCGGTCGCGGGGGACCGCGTCTTCGTGTCGCAGAGCGCGCGCAGGGGCGTGAGCGTCTTCCAGTACTCGGTGCAGGACCCGCCGGCGCCGCCGGCGGAGGGCGCCGCCGCTTCCAGCGAGCCGGCCGCCGCCTCCGGGCAGCGCTGA
- a CDS encoding tetratricopeptide repeat protein — protein MGVAGASEDPRGSGRGALALLGVALLGAAAYANTFQVPFVADDLSSIVDNGLVRDLASYLPGGGGYAAARHRYVTYLTFALNYRLGGLEVAGYHLVNLLVHLANAALLFALVRGLFLAPRLARSALAPRRDAVALLAAALFVAHPLQTGAVTYVVQRLASLATLFYLLAAALYLSWRLRREAGLAAPGRYLGALLATLVAMKTKEIAFTLPLALLLLEASFFGRPGRRAWLGLAPFLLTLAVIPLTLLAPAGGAGLAGAEAAVRAGAWSRHDYLVTQVAVVGTYLRLLVLPVGQNLDHDYPLQTTLFAPALAGPVAAIAGLLGLAAALYRRTGPRAARGLDPAWRLVGFGILWFFLALAVESSVVPIDDLIFEHRVYLPSAGLLAGAAAAAVLGVSRLRPAWRRAGAAALVAVVLALATATFLRNRTWSSAVSLWTDAAAKSPAKARARLNLGKALVEAGRPGDALPEYAAALRLDPGSPDLRNDLGVALLQLGRYDEAIAQLRLAVQLAPDYADAHTNLGMAYARKGLLREATEEMRRGMQLQPGAAPAAP, from the coding sequence GTGGGCGTCGCCGGCGCGAGCGAAGATCCCCGGGGCTCGGGGCGCGGCGCGCTGGCGCTGCTCGGCGTCGCCCTGCTCGGCGCGGCCGCCTACGCCAACACATTCCAGGTCCCGTTCGTCGCCGACGACCTCTCGTCGATCGTGGACAACGGGCTCGTCCGCGACCTCGCGAGCTACCTGCCGGGCGGCGGCGGCTACGCGGCGGCGCGCCACCGGTACGTGACGTACCTCACCTTCGCGCTCAACTACCGGCTCGGCGGGCTCGAGGTGGCCGGCTACCACCTGGTGAACCTCCTCGTGCACCTCGCCAACGCGGCGCTCCTCTTCGCGCTGGTGCGGGGGCTCTTCCTCGCGCCGCGGCTCGCGCGCTCGGCGCTCGCGCCCCGGCGCGACGCGGTGGCGCTCCTCGCCGCCGCGCTCTTCGTCGCCCACCCGCTCCAGACGGGCGCGGTCACCTACGTCGTCCAGCGCCTCGCCTCGCTCGCCACGCTCTTCTACCTGCTCGCGGCGGCGCTCTACCTCTCGTGGCGCCTGCGCCGGGAGGCGGGCCTCGCCGCGCCGGGTCGCTACCTCGGCGCGCTCCTCGCGACGCTCGTGGCGATGAAGACGAAGGAGATCGCCTTCACGCTGCCGCTCGCGCTCCTGCTCCTCGAGGCGAGCTTCTTCGGCCGCCCCGGGCGGCGGGCGTGGCTCGGGCTCGCGCCGTTCCTCCTCACCCTGGCGGTGATCCCGCTGACCCTGCTCGCCCCGGCGGGCGGCGCGGGGCTCGCGGGCGCGGAGGCGGCGGTCCGCGCCGGCGCCTGGTCCCGGCACGACTACCTCGTCACCCAGGTCGCGGTGGTCGGGACGTACCTGCGGCTCCTCGTGCTGCCGGTGGGGCAGAACCTCGACCACGACTACCCGCTCCAGACGACCCTCTTCGCCCCCGCGCTGGCCGGGCCGGTCGCCGCCATCGCCGGGCTGCTCGGGCTCGCCGCCGCGCTCTACCGGCGCACCGGCCCGCGCGCGGCGCGCGGCCTCGATCCGGCCTGGCGGCTCGTGGGCTTCGGGATCCTCTGGTTCTTCCTCGCGCTCGCGGTCGAGTCGAGCGTGGTGCCCATCGACGACCTGATCTTCGAGCACCGCGTCTACCTGCCGAGCGCGGGCCTGCTCGCCGGCGCCGCCGCCGCGGCCGTCCTCGGGGTCTCGCGGCTGCGGCCCGCGTGGCGCCGGGCCGGCGCGGCGGCGCTCGTCGCGGTGGTGCTCGCGCTCGCGACCGCCACCTTCCTGCGCAACCGCACCTGGTCGAGCGCCGTCTCGCTCTGGACCGACGCCGCGGCGAAGTCGCCGGCGAAGGCGCGGGCGCGGCTCAACCTCGGCAAGGCGCTCGTCGAGGCGGGGCGCCCCGGCGACGCGCTGCCGGAGTACGCCGCCGCGCTCCGGCTCGACCCCGGCTCCCCGGACCTGCGCAACGACCTCGGGGTCGCGCTCCTCCAGCTCGGCCGCTACGACGAGGCGATCGCGCAGCTCCGGCTCGCGGTGCAGCTCGCGCCGGACTACGCCGACGCCCACACGAACCTCGGCATGGCCTACGCGCGCAAGGGGCTCCTCCGCGAGGCGACCGAGGAGATGCGGCGCGGCATGCAGCTCCAGCCCGGCGCCGCGCCGGCCGCGCCCTAG